In a genomic window of Aeromonas veronii:
- a CDS encoding DsbE family thiol:disulfide interchange protein: MRSRLRLFLPLLLTLGLGVLLWLGLGNNPYSQDEATLGRALPAWQSNNLLDGSPIQTTSLKGEPFVLNVWASWCANCRAEHPLLRELASAVPLYGLNYRDKSDAARAWLIQAGNPYRAVLADSDGKLALELGVYGTPETYLFDADGALLVRHTGELTKGIWLRQFAPLLDKARADAQMKAATTAPAIAPSIAPSIATSARETQP, encoded by the coding sequence ATGAGATCCCGCCTGCGCCTCTTTCTTCCCCTGCTGCTGACCCTGGGCCTCGGCGTCCTGCTCTGGCTCGGCCTTGGCAACAATCCCTACAGCCAGGATGAGGCGACCCTGGGGCGTGCCCTGCCTGCGTGGCAGAGTAACAATCTGCTGGATGGGAGTCCGATCCAGACCACCAGTCTCAAGGGAGAACCCTTTGTGCTTAACGTCTGGGCCAGCTGGTGCGCCAACTGCCGCGCCGAACATCCGCTGCTCCGCGAGCTGGCCAGCGCCGTGCCCCTCTACGGCCTCAACTACCGGGATAAGAGTGACGCCGCCCGCGCCTGGCTTATCCAGGCGGGCAACCCCTATCGCGCGGTACTGGCCGACTCGGACGGCAAGCTGGCGCTGGAGCTCGGCGTCTACGGCACGCCGGAAACCTATCTGTTTGACGCCGATGGCGCCTTGCTTGTCCGCCATACCGGCGAGCTCACCAAAGGGATCTGGCTGCGCCAGTTTGCCCCCCTGCTCGACAAGGCGCGCGCCGACGCGCAAATGAAGGCCGCTACAACGGCACCCGCGATTGCGCCATCTATTGCGCCGTCTATTGCAACATCAGCTCGGGAGACACAGCCATGA
- the nrfF gene encoding heme lyase NrfEFG subunit NrfF — MQLSATAYSSGVDTYQFRHPELQNRAQELARALRCPQCQNQNLVESNSPIARDLRLEVYRWVDEGQSDEQVIARMTERFGDFVRYDPPFKSSTALLWGGPLLLLGLALLTLFRRLTRTKVQAIPVVKTIDESINQPVADPRSELNLLIMRGEQADLSPDQSLYRELNAARLANTIPAAELALRAQLANQHDNRGRNNRHGRALLLLGIMAFVAIAALYLCSGRYQAWQAYASRPDPLAGLSPRDLQDKELGSLHQKLQRTPTDLDSWAALGQLYLYRGEYDNALLAYQRLALLEGGASAASQAAQATVLYYQAGQQLTPEATRLLESALKQDKGEVSALMLLASDHFLHGRYSRAIALWQQLLDEERPRINRAALIEAIQTARIMGG; from the coding sequence ATGCAGCTGAGTGCAACTGCATATTCCAGCGGGGTCGATACCTATCAATTTCGCCATCCCGAGCTGCAAAATCGGGCGCAAGAGCTGGCCCGCGCCCTGCGCTGCCCCCAGTGCCAGAACCAGAATCTGGTGGAGTCCAACTCCCCCATCGCGCGAGATCTGCGACTCGAAGTCTACCGCTGGGTGGACGAGGGACAGAGCGATGAGCAGGTGATCGCCCGCATGACGGAGCGCTTCGGCGATTTCGTCCGCTACGATCCCCCCTTCAAGAGCAGCACAGCGCTACTGTGGGGCGGCCCCCTGCTGCTGTTGGGGCTGGCGCTGTTGACCCTGTTTCGCCGCCTGACGCGCACAAAGGTACAAGCCATCCCTGTCGTTAAGACCATCGATGAGTCAATCAATCAACCCGTAGCCGATCCGCGCAGCGAACTGAATCTGTTGATCATGCGTGGAGAACAAGCGGACCTCTCCCCAGACCAGTCGCTCTACAGGGAGCTGAACGCCGCCCGCCTGGCCAATACCATCCCGGCGGCGGAGCTTGCCCTGCGCGCGCAACTGGCCAACCAGCATGACAATCGCGGCCGCAATAACCGGCACGGGCGGGCCTTGTTGTTGCTTGGCATCATGGCATTCGTAGCCATTGCCGCTCTCTATCTGTGCAGCGGCCGCTATCAGGCGTGGCAGGCTTATGCATCCCGTCCCGACCCGCTGGCGGGGTTGAGCCCGCGGGATCTGCAGGACAAGGAGCTGGGGAGTCTGCATCAGAAGCTTCAACGCACCCCCACCGATCTCGACAGCTGGGCGGCGCTCGGCCAGCTCTATCTCTATCGGGGCGAGTACGACAACGCCCTGCTCGCCTATCAGCGCCTCGCCCTGCTGGAGGGGGGCGCCAGTGCGGCGAGCCAGGCCGCCCAAGCCACAGTGCTCTACTATCAGGCGGGTCAGCAGCTGACTCCCGAGGCAACCCGCCTGCTGGAGAGCGCGCTCAAGCAGGACAAGGGCGAGGTGAGCGCCCTGATGCTGCTCGCCTCCGATCACTTCCTGCATGGCCGCTACTCTCGGGCCATCGCTCTCTGGCAGCAGTTGCTGGACGAGGAGCGACCCCGCATCAACCGGGCTGCGCTGATTGAGGCGATCCAGACAGCAAGAATAATGGGCGGGTAA
- a CDS encoding cell division protein ZapC, whose translation MFIQPTDSWQWHYDAQSDRLMLDLSDNMLFATEYKGRQLVPCSFATQPFCVDDAALYYQLMDKAAELDWRIPHQVQLVLNAIAVSRFYKPLMPQSWFFSEQHPLVIPQNGDLVRMNTPLGNGEFMVIEAGEQASVCLNLTADLVLTTNKTLPRFGVIKVMNNRMKPRITVTEQYRQVS comes from the coding sequence ATGTTTATCCAACCGACCGATAGCTGGCAATGGCACTATGATGCCCAGAGTGACCGTCTGATGTTGGACCTGTCTGATAACATGTTATTTGCGACCGAGTATAAAGGGCGACAACTTGTACCCTGTTCCTTTGCTACCCAGCCTTTCTGTGTTGATGATGCCGCCCTCTATTATCAGTTGATGGATAAAGCAGCTGAACTAGATTGGCGTATTCCCCATCAGGTGCAACTGGTGCTCAATGCCATCGCGGTCAGTCGCTTTTATAAACCACTGATGCCGCAAAGCTGGTTTTTTAGTGAACAGCATCCGCTGGTGATCCCGCAAAATGGTGATCTGGTCCGGATGAATACACCGCTCGGCAACGGCGAATTTATGGTCATTGAGGCAGGGGAACAGGCCAGCGTCTGTTTGAACCTCACTGCCGATCTGGTATTGACCACCAATAAAACCCTGCCCCGTTTCGGGGTGATCAAAGTGATGAATAACCGGATGAAACCGCGTATTACCGTGACCGAGCAATATCGTCAGGTCAGTTGA
- the pyrD gene encoding quinone-dependent dihydroorotate dehydrogenase, which translates to MLYPIARHFLFKLNPEQAHDLSMKYLPRLLGTPLDCFFRQNLPKRPVTVMGLSFSNPLGLAAGLDKDGECIDALGAMGFGFIEVGTVTPKPQNGNDKPRLFRVIPAEGIINRMGFNNKGVDHLVAKVKEAKYQGVIGINIGKNKDTPIEQGKDDYLICMDKVYDHAGYIAVNISSPNTPGLRSLQYGEALDELLAALKVRQQELAAQYKKYVPLAVKIAPDLSLEEIDQVAASLVRNGIDGVIATNTTLEREMIYDMPHAGEAGGLSGRPLQHKSTEVIRHLAKALNGALPIIGVGGIDSAMAAREKLAAGASLVQIYSGFIYKGPGLVKEIVTNI; encoded by the coding sequence ATGTTGTACCCCATCGCTAGGCATTTCCTGTTCAAGCTCAATCCGGAACAGGCGCACGATCTCTCCATGAAATATTTGCCCCGCCTTCTCGGTACGCCACTCGATTGTTTCTTCCGCCAGAATTTGCCGAAACGCCCCGTCACTGTTATGGGGCTTTCTTTTTCCAATCCGCTGGGGTTGGCGGCTGGTCTGGATAAAGATGGTGAGTGCATTGACGCGTTGGGCGCCATGGGATTTGGCTTTATCGAGGTCGGTACCGTCACCCCCAAACCACAAAACGGCAATGACAAGCCCCGTCTGTTCCGGGTTATTCCGGCAGAGGGGATCATCAATCGGATGGGATTCAATAACAAGGGGGTGGATCATCTGGTGGCCAAGGTAAAAGAGGCCAAATATCAGGGGGTGATCGGCATTAATATCGGCAAGAACAAAGATACCCCCATCGAGCAGGGCAAGGATGATTACCTGATCTGCATGGACAAGGTTTATGATCACGCCGGTTATATTGCCGTCAATATCTCTTCCCCCAACACCCCGGGTTTGCGTTCGCTGCAATATGGTGAGGCGCTGGATGAATTGCTGGCCGCCCTCAAGGTGCGTCAGCAAGAGCTGGCCGCCCAATATAAAAAGTACGTGCCGCTGGCGGTTAAAATTGCCCCGGATTTAAGCCTTGAAGAAATAGATCAGGTGGCCGCTTCGCTAGTGCGTAATGGCATTGATGGGGTTATCGCCACCAATACCACCCTCGAGCGCGAGATGATTTATGACATGCCCCATGCCGGTGAAGCCGGTGGCCTGAGCGGTCGTCCGCTGCAACACAAGAGCACCGAGGTGATCCGTCATCTGGCCAAGGCGCTCAATGGTGCCTTGCCCATTATCGGGGTGGGCGGTATTGATAGTGCCATGGCCGCCCGTGAAAAATTGGCCGCCGGTGCCAGTCTGGTACAAATTTATAGCGGGTTTATTTATAAAGGACCTGGTCTGGTCAAAGAGATCGTGACCAATATATAA
- a CDS encoding NAD-glutamate dehydrogenase, producing MALKDAPTSVLLENVLSLIHQKLPKNSASLVERFVAKFYGNMASSDLHDRNDSDLYGAALSLWNALNQRSGTDPYIRVYNPVLTRHGWQSPHTIVEVILQDSPFLVDSIRMALKRLNITAHMMLHQPLHLIRGAYGKIDAILELDNTDGQTSVETAFLIEIDHLTSEEQMVALAAELNSVADEVALAVGDWQPMLAKLNEIIDELPKRKSPVSKEEVASCVAFLKWVAAHNFTLMGYRRYDVKAVEGDHEILPQASSSLGLMKNSIKEVGQRLGNMPASARHAALSSDLLILTKSNSKSRVHRPAYVDYIGIKRFDEHGKVVGEDRFIGLYASSIYNTSATQIPLISHRLERIMVASGFETGSHAYKALLNVLETYPRDELIQAREEELLATGLGVLEMQERDMLRLFVRRDVYGRFFSCMVYVTKERYNTALRIKTQQILQNYFGSNEEVEFNVYFTEGVLARTHYIVRVNNNNVDVDVNEVQNNLIEAARSWDDRLDSVLLSHYGEARGNELRRRFSTAFPRAYKEDVLPGSAVADIMALDNLSEAEPLGMLFYRAQEEENDRRVRLKLFHRTEPIHLSDVLPMLENMGLRVIGETPYQVRTPSGDLFWILDFSMLLHGKQPFDLEQSQQRFQEAFAAIWNKQLEDDGFNRLVLGAGLTGRQVSVLRAYAKYMRQTGVSFSQSYIEETLTRYPDIAQLLFTLFEQRLDPAGKQDAKVEAKLHEALAAKLDQVANLDDDRIIRRYVEMIDATLRTNYYQLDKAGNIKPYISFKLAPSSITDMPLPLPKFEIFVYSPRVEGVHLRWGKVARGGLRWSDRKEDFRTEVLGLVKAQQVKNTVIVPVGAKGGFYCKQMPVGAARAVIQEEGKACYRLFIRGLLDVTDNIIGGEVIPPTSVVRHDEDDYYLVVAADKGTATFSDIANEISLEYGHWLGDAFASGGSVGYDHKKMGITARGAWESVKRHFRELGVNCQTADFTCVGIGDMAGDVFGNGMLLSEHTRLVGAFNHMHIFVDPNPDSAKSFVERQRLFDLPGSSWDDYNRELISQGGGIFLRSAKSIKLSPEMQTLLGSDKASMAPNELIKALLCLNIDLLWNGGIGTYVKSARESDAEVGDRSNDALRVNGRELRARIVGEGGNLGFTQLGRVEYASRGGRINTDFTDNVGGVDCSDNEVNIKILLNQLVAAGDLTLKQRNQMLYEMTDDVAQIVITNAYRQSQSISVTSFRGSEQLKEQQRFIQGLEREGKLDRALEFLPSDEELSERMAAGQGLTRPELAVLVAYGKMVLKEQLNCPEVTDEPFLANMLVTSFPAKLQQQFGAQLADHPLRSEIIATRVANMLVNDMGLNFASRMKDETGASVAEVACCFAMAREVFGMDPLWRDIEGCDNLVGAQTQLELMYYSRRIVRRATRWFLRARNRSWSISENIAFFRPAFETLGQHLYEVMDESEVAEHRQAVAKWMEKQVPEAIARQVAHMSSLFSSLDLAQIAAEHQTDILRAANVYYRLGAKLDLHWFLDQINHQPVGNHWQAMARASFREDLDWQQRSLTSVVLEGCKGEGECATILADWISEHEQLLSRWTHMLADFKTTSTHEFAKFSVALRELNLLQLNCRAL from the coding sequence ATGGCATTGAAAGACGCCCCTACCTCAGTTCTGCTCGAAAACGTTCTCAGCCTGATCCATCAGAAGTTGCCCAAAAACAGTGCCTCTCTGGTTGAGCGCTTCGTGGCCAAGTTTTACGGCAACATGGCGAGCTCCGATCTGCATGATCGCAACGACAGCGATCTCTACGGCGCGGCCCTGAGCCTGTGGAATGCCCTCAATCAGCGTAGCGGTACCGACCCCTATATCCGGGTCTACAATCCTGTGTTGACCCGTCACGGTTGGCAGTCTCCCCATACCATCGTCGAGGTGATCCTGCAGGATTCCCCCTTCCTGGTGGACTCCATCCGGATGGCGCTCAAGCGGCTCAACATCACCGCCCACATGATGCTGCACCAGCCGCTGCACCTCATTCGTGGCGCGTATGGCAAGATTGACGCCATTCTGGAACTCGACAACACCGATGGGCAGACCTCGGTTGAAACGGCATTCCTTATCGAGATTGACCACCTCACCAGCGAGGAGCAGATGGTCGCGCTGGCTGCCGAGCTCAACTCGGTGGCCGATGAAGTGGCGCTGGCGGTTGGCGACTGGCAACCGATGCTGGCCAAGCTCAATGAGATCATCGATGAGCTGCCCAAGCGCAAGAGCCCGGTCAGCAAGGAGGAGGTGGCCTCCTGCGTCGCTTTCCTAAAATGGGTGGCTGCCCACAACTTCACCCTGATGGGGTATCGTCGCTACGACGTCAAGGCGGTGGAGGGGGATCATGAGATCCTGCCGCAGGCCAGCTCCAGCCTCGGTTTGATGAAGAATTCCATCAAGGAGGTGGGCCAGCGTCTTGGCAATATGCCAGCCAGTGCCCGTCACGCCGCCCTGAGCTCTGACTTGCTGATCCTCACCAAATCCAACAGCAAGTCCCGGGTACACCGCCCGGCCTATGTGGATTACATCGGCATCAAGCGCTTTGACGAGCACGGCAAGGTGGTGGGGGAAGATCGCTTTATCGGCCTCTACGCCTCCTCCATCTACAACACCAGTGCGACCCAGATCCCGCTCATCAGCCATCGCCTCGAGCGCATCATGGTCGCCTCCGGCTTTGAAACGGGCTCCCACGCCTACAAGGCGCTGCTCAACGTATTGGAAACCTATCCCCGCGACGAGTTGATCCAGGCCCGCGAAGAGGAGTTGCTGGCCACCGGTCTCGGCGTGCTGGAGATGCAGGAGCGGGACATGCTGCGGCTGTTTGTGCGCCGGGATGTCTATGGTCGCTTCTTCTCCTGCATGGTCTATGTCACCAAGGAGCGCTACAACACGGCGCTGCGGATCAAGACCCAGCAAATATTGCAGAACTATTTTGGCAGCAACGAAGAGGTGGAGTTCAACGTCTACTTCACCGAAGGTGTGCTGGCGCGGACCCATTACATAGTGCGGGTCAACAACAACAACGTGGATGTGGATGTGAACGAAGTACAGAACAACCTGATTGAAGCGGCCCGCAGCTGGGACGACAGACTCGACTCCGTGCTGCTCTCCCACTATGGCGAGGCCCGTGGCAACGAGCTGCGCCGCCGTTTCAGCACCGCATTCCCCCGCGCTTACAAGGAAGATGTGCTGCCTGGCTCTGCCGTGGCCGACATCATGGCGCTCGATAACCTGAGCGAAGCCGAGCCGCTGGGCATGCTGTTTTACCGCGCGCAGGAGGAGGAGAACGATCGTCGGGTACGGCTCAAGCTGTTCCATCGCACTGAACCCATTCACCTCTCAGACGTGCTGCCGATGCTGGAGAACATGGGACTGCGGGTGATCGGCGAGACCCCGTATCAGGTACGCACCCCGAGCGGCGATCTGTTCTGGATCCTCGACTTCTCCATGCTGCTGCACGGCAAGCAGCCGTTTGATCTGGAGCAGAGCCAGCAGCGCTTCCAGGAAGCCTTTGCTGCCATCTGGAACAAGCAGCTGGAAGATGACGGTTTCAACCGTCTGGTGCTGGGGGCGGGACTTACCGGTCGTCAGGTCTCGGTGCTGCGTGCCTATGCCAAATACATGCGCCAGACTGGCGTCTCCTTCAGCCAGTCCTATATCGAAGAGACCCTGACCCGTTATCCCGATATCGCCCAACTGCTGTTTACCCTGTTCGAACAGCGCCTGGATCCTGCCGGCAAGCAGGACGCCAAGGTAGAGGCCAAGCTGCACGAGGCGCTTGCCGCCAAGCTGGATCAGGTCGCTAACCTCGATGACGATCGCATCATCCGCCGCTATGTGGAGATGATCGACGCCACCTTGCGCACCAACTACTACCAGCTGGACAAGGCGGGCAACATCAAGCCCTACATCTCCTTCAAACTGGCCCCCTCCAGCATCACCGACATGCCGCTACCGCTGCCGAAATTCGAGATCTTCGTCTACTCGCCACGGGTGGAAGGGGTACATCTGCGCTGGGGCAAGGTCGCCCGTGGTGGCCTGCGCTGGTCTGATCGCAAGGAGGACTTCCGCACCGAGGTGCTGGGTCTGGTGAAAGCCCAGCAGGTCAAAAACACTGTGATCGTGCCGGTGGGGGCCAAGGGCGGTTTCTACTGCAAGCAGATGCCGGTGGGGGCAGCCCGCGCGGTCATTCAGGAGGAGGGCAAGGCCTGCTATCGCCTGTTTATCCGCGGCCTGCTCGATGTGACCGACAACATCATCGGCGGTGAAGTGATCCCGCCGACATCAGTGGTGCGTCACGACGAGGATGACTACTACCTGGTGGTCGCCGCCGACAAGGGCACGGCCACCTTCTCCGACATCGCCAACGAGATCAGCCTCGAATACGGCCACTGGCTGGGCGATGCGTTCGCTTCCGGCGGCTCGGTCGGTTATGACCACAAGAAGATGGGTATCACCGCGCGCGGCGCCTGGGAGTCGGTCAAACGTCACTTCCGTGAGCTCGGCGTCAACTGCCAGACCGCCGATTTTACCTGCGTCGGGATCGGCGACATGGCGGGCGACGTGTTTGGCAACGGTATGCTGCTCTCCGAGCACACCCGGCTGGTGGGCGCGTTCAACCACATGCACATCTTCGTCGACCCCAACCCGGATTCGGCCAAGAGCTTTGTCGAACGCCAGCGTCTGTTCGATCTGCCGGGTTCCAGCTGGGATGACTACAACCGCGAGCTGATATCACAAGGGGGCGGCATCTTCCTGCGCTCGGCCAAGTCGATCAAACTCAGCCCCGAGATGCAGACCCTGCTTGGCAGCGACAAGGCCAGCATGGCGCCGAACGAGCTGATCAAGGCGCTGCTTTGCCTGAACATCGATCTGCTGTGGAACGGCGGTATCGGCACCTACGTGAAGAGCGCTCGCGAAAGCGATGCCGAGGTCGGTGATCGCAGCAACGACGCACTGCGGGTCAATGGTCGCGAGCTGCGGGCCCGCATCGTGGGTGAGGGGGGCAACCTCGGCTTTACCCAGCTCGGTCGGGTGGAGTACGCGAGCCGGGGCGGTCGCATCAATACCGATTTTACCGATAACGTGGGCGGGGTGGATTGCTCCGACAACGAGGTGAACATCAAGATCCTGCTGAACCAATTGGTGGCCGCAGGGGATCTGACCCTCAAGCAACGCAACCAGATGCTCTACGAGATGACCGACGACGTGGCGCAGATCGTCATCACCAACGCCTATCGCCAGTCCCAGTCCATCTCGGTCACCAGCTTCCGCGGTTCTGAACAACTGAAAGAGCAGCAGCGCTTTATTCAGGGGCTGGAGCGGGAAGGCAAGCTGGACCGTGCGCTGGAGTTCCTGCCCTCCGACGAGGAGCTCTCCGAGCGGATGGCGGCGGGGCAGGGGTTGACTCGCCCCGAACTGGCGGTGCTGGTGGCCTACGGCAAGATGGTGCTGAAAGAGCAGCTCAACTGCCCGGAAGTGACCGACGAGCCCTTCCTCGCCAACATGCTGGTCACCAGCTTCCCGGCCAAGCTGCAGCAGCAGTTTGGTGCCCAGCTGGCCGATCACCCGCTGCGTTCCGAGATCATTGCTACCCGGGTGGCCAACATGCTGGTTAACGACATGGGGCTCAACTTCGCCAGCCGGATGAAGGACGAGACCGGTGCCTCGGTGGCGGAAGTGGCCTGCTGCTTTGCCATGGCTCGCGAAGTGTTTGGCATGGACCCGCTGTGGCGCGATATCGAAGGGTGCGACAACCTGGTGGGGGCCCAGACTCAGCTTGAGCTGATGTACTACAGCCGTCGCATCGTGCGCCGGGCCACCCGTTGGTTCCTGCGCGCCCGCAATCGCAGTTGGAGCATCAGCGAGAACATCGCCTTCTTCCGTCCGGCGTTCGAAACCCTGGGCCAGCACCTCTATGAGGTGATGGATGAGAGCGAAGTGGCAGAGCATCGTCAGGCCGTTGCCAAGTGGATGGAGAAACAGGTGCCCGAGGCCATTGCCCGTCAGGTCGCCCATATGAGCAGCCTCTTCTCCAGTCTGGATCTGGCGCAGATTGCCGCGGAGCACCAGACCGACATCCTGCGTGCCGCCAATGTCTATTATCGCCTCGGGGCCAAACTGGATCTGCACTGGTTCCTCGACCAGATCAACCATCAACCGGTCGGCAACCACTGGCAGGCGATGGCGCGGGCTTCCTTCCGCGAAGATCTTGACTGGCAGCAACGCAGTCTCACTTCTGTGGTACTGGAAGGGTGCAAAGGTGAGGGCGAATGCGCTACCATACTGGCCGACTGGATTTCGGAGCATGAGCAACTCTTGTCCCGTTGGACCCATATGTTGGCCGACTTCAAGACCACCAGCACCCACGAGTTCGCCAAGTTCTCGGTGGCCTTGCGAGAGTTGAACCTGCTCCAGTTGAATTGTCGGGCACTTTAA
- a CDS encoding DUF2835 domain-containing protein — protein sequence MKQFTFRLSLNSDEVMLMYQGHARRLVVRSDQGLTLELGIEKIRPFVAIHGVHGYFRLKTQDDYRFISLERIN from the coding sequence GTGAAGCAGTTTACTTTTCGGCTCTCATTGAATAGCGATGAGGTGATGCTGATGTATCAGGGCCATGCCAGACGGCTGGTGGTGCGCAGCGACCAGGGGTTGACCCTGGAACTTGGCATAGAAAAAATACGGCCTTTTGTTGCCATCCATGGTGTACATGGCTACTTTCGGCTGAAAACCCAGGATGATTACCGCTTTATCAGCCTCGAACGCATAAATTAA